The DNA segment GGCCATAAGTCACTCCAGCGTACAAAACACCAGTCAAAAAATGCATCATGAAGGAGAACAAAGCATAAATAAGTTGAACTGGACTATAAGTcgcatttatttagaaattgtcATATGTGATGGGGACCTTGTCCATGTTGATGGTATCACCCAGTGACTCATCTGCTTTACAACAATCTTGCGGAAACTGTCAGCCTTGGTTTAGAATTTTGCTGGCAATTTCTGATGCACTAATGTGTGTGTTATAAATGAGGGTAGTCCAAGTAGAGACTCATGCAATGAGTTTATCGGCGTAATTTAGAGAGGCGATTGCGTTGACGAAGCAGCAACACCAAGAAGGCCTGCTtgcaaagtaatttttattaatctcCTTGGCAACTACCAGGATGTGGAGATGAAACTCCTGCCTCCCTTAGCAGCACATTCTTTAAACACCCAAATGTGGACACATTTCTCGAGCTTTGGCCATCTTGCCAGCCTGCGATTAACTTGCTGCACAACAGCAGATGGAAATATTAAATCCTGAGCTTATGCGTATGAATTTATGTTATGTCAAAACATGTGTCatggagataaaaataaaacctatatAAGTTGCAATTCagataaattacaaaaaaaggtGTTGCTTACAGTCTGTAAAATATGTTACATAAGTTGACTGAGATAAACAGAAGTTCTTTACCTGTCCAATCTTTCTTTGCGATgctttaccatttttattttttgaaaatgacaCTGACCAGTCTCTTGCAGAGTTAGGGATGTTCAGTTGTTTGCTATCAGAGGGACTTTTTTCATCAAGCTGGGTTTTGGAGGCATGTAGAGATGATGCGTCCTTCTTCCCTTCTTTCTGCCCTTTGGAATCAGTTTGACCTTTGCTGCTTTCCGTTTGATCCCCAGTGATGTTCCATCGGCTCCAGTCCAGGCTACCTGTGCTGGTCCCTGGAAACAGATGTCCGGTTGCAGACAGTGGCTGAGGCTCTGATGAGTCAGAGGGAGTTATAGGGTGGCTCATAAAAGAGGAAACACCACTGAGAGGCTCAAGCCATCTACCACCTGTGCTTTGACCACCACCAAGGACAGGCTGCTGGATCTTTTCATCCAATCGCTGTAAAGCAGAGAGTACCTGAGAAATCTCAGCCTTCACATCATTCAGTGACTCCAGTTGTCTTTCTATTTGACTCATACGAAGCAACAGCTTGCAGACGCTGGCCTTTAGCCCATCATCACTGCTCTCCAGGGAATGGAAAAGTCTTTGGAGTTGACCCAAGCGACCACGTCGGGCCTCAGGGGTGTCCTGGTTAGCAGTACCATCATTGGGGTGCAGCACTCCTGTGGATCCACACATGCTTATGTCATCTAAGAAGCGAAAGATTGCACTGATGTCATCTTCTCCAAACTCAGGGTCATCTAATGAAGTCATAAAAGAGAGGCGATCAGCGTGAACCAGGCTCCGGAGTCTCCGGGGATCCGGTGGGTCAGTTTGTGTTCCCTGAGCCTTCAATTTATCACATCCACTTGGCAATCCACTGTCTACACTCTCACCTCCCGAAGACCCACTTATTACAGGGGTAGATCGCCTTGGAAGTTGTACTGTCTGTGATTCCATCCCCAAATCGATGCTGCTAATGCCTATCCGGTCCTCCAAACTGTGACTCTTATTACTCCAGATGGCTCTCTGTGTCTTGGGTGGTCGAAGGTGTCGGGGAGATGGCTCTGGCATTGAGCCTGGTCCAAAATAGGTTGAATCCTGCAGATCATCAAAGCTCTCATGTTTAGTTTTAGCACGCTGTTCAGGTGACATATGAACTGCTGTAGGCGATGGATAAGGATTTGGGATCATTTCAAAGCTGTGATTGTCAAAGCCTACATGCCCTGATTTAGGACTAGGAGACTCACTGCTGACTGTCACCTGTGGTATTAGAGGAGGCTGGTTGTGAAAGTCTTTCCTAAAGGTGCTTCTCTTCTGGTCAACTGATGATCCCGGTTCTTCTTCAAACACCTCCATTGCTGCAGATTCTCCACTTGACTCACTGTCCGTTTCCAGAGGCAGGTAGATATTCTTCATTACCTCATTAAGATTTGGACTGCTGGAGTACGAGTATGTAGTGTGAGGCAAGTCAAAAGATACAGCTCTCGTCCGGGTGGGAGGGGAGGACACAAATGAAATGGGATCCGGGGGAAGACTTCCGCGCTTGCGAGCAGAGTaatttgattttggaaaaagcaAGTGCTGGTCGATGGGCCTCCCACTGGAGTCAATGTGAGTGCTTGCTCGTTCTCGACCAGGAATGTTCAAGGGTTGTAAACCAGGCAGATTGGGACCAGGCGACTGGTCGACAGGGATTACTGTctgggctctgattggatgGTTGCTTTCAGAGACCCCACCTGTCATCTGAATGAGATTGAAGATAGTCACAATGTCTGCAGCGACCCCTATGGGTGAAAGTCCCTGGCCTCTGGCGGAAACCCGATCTCGGAACAGAGTGGCAGGGAAACAAGGGTCCCTGCTGGCTGCAGCAAACAGCAAAGCTCTGAGCTCGACGAGGTGCTCGAGGTCAAAGCGGGTGCTGACCATGCGACAAAGGTCCTGGAATGTCAGCCACTGCCGCATGTTGGCCAGCTCCTCCAGGATGCCCAGGAGGACCACAGGATATTTCTGCTGCAAGTCAGCCATTGCAGCTCACCTGTTAGGGAGAGCAAATAGtaagcaaaaaaattaataggTTGCCTTTTAAACGGTGCTCAGTGTAATGACAGCCACCAACAATCAAAATGATACAAACGTCTCTATTGATTAATTAGCAATATTACAATAGCAGGTTTAACTAAAACataataatcaatagaatatttaatttccctacTCTGCAAGTTTCTTCCAGCTATAATGCATCAACTGAATTGCTACTGCAACCTTCTAAGCATAACTGCAGGAAAAATGCCTTTCTCAGAAGGAGTGAAGGAGCGACCTTATTTTGTGGTCCTAAAATAACTGGTCATCTGATTTAATGACGCCGTCACACTGCGCACATCTTTACCTCTCTGGACATCTTCATTCCACTTATTTCTATTAACAGCTTCAGGCCATAAGTGCCACTTTACAAGTGTACAATATaatgataattattttatactGTATTTAAAGACAGCATAAGTTTAATTAGGACAAGCCATTAATTTAATGAAGGCACATCAACACATTTTGTGTTCTAGGATATCACTGAAAATCCAATAGAAGTTGTAAACATACAGCAACTCTAGCTCCATTTACTTGTGTCTATTTTTACTCACCTGAATCTACTGGCATAAATTTAAAGCCACTCTTGGATCCATCAACAAAATCCACATTAGTATGTTTGCATATTCCAAGAAGCTCTGACTGGGTCGGCTCATCATCCCCTCACGGTCCCTTCTCAGGCTTTCTCCAATTGTGAAAGCGAGAAGCCCAGAGCCCAGGCAGGAGAGGAGAAAATTAGAAATCAGGTCATCTTCCCACAAGTCCCTGCAGGCCCCAGAGGGACCTCAGAAAACATCCAAACGGTTTCCCCTCATCACAGATCAGCAGCCACGACACTTGCAAAGTCGATCGTACCAACACGTCTAACTGAACACGCACAGATAATCTTGGCAGGTCAGCACGGACGTGTGAGTGGATCTGGTCTATATTTTCTCAGGGTACCATAACGAAAGCTGGTTATGGTGCAAGCATAGCAATACAATTAAAGGGGCAGATGAAAAATTGATGGTTGTTAATTGACACACATAAAACATCTGCGCTGACAGGAAACACAAAGGTCTGGGCTAAAATTTCCCACTAGATTCCTGCACACAGAGATGTTTGCCAGACTCCCAGACTTTTCACTATTACTCTGCATTATCGTCCATAAGGGCTTGTACTTAAAACCCCATTAGAGCAAGAAAAAGGGCGAGGCTTTCATTGTTGAGTAGCAGCACTCTGCTACAATCAGGAAGGACATCTCTAATTCATCTAACAACTCGCTGAGAGGGAGGGCAGGGCATCCATCATCTCCATGCACTCAAGAATCAATGCAGTGAATGAGCCACGGTAGGAGTGTCACTATGGCCAGTAATGCATTAGTGTCAAGTCCGCTGTATTGCAGTTTTAATTGCAAgatgagaagaagaaacagagctTGACAAGATACGTCCACttcattatttttgacttttattgtttcctggtagataaaaaatacatccaaacaaAGGATAAACTTACATTAACCTAATTCACATAAACCAGTTCAGTCCAGttagcataaaaatattaatactatAAAAGTACTCCAATTGTCTTATAGAGAGAGATGagatgttttctcttctttcttctttggcTTTGATTTCACCACCGGCGTTGCAAACAGTGGAGTCAAAGAAGGATTCAAGGCTGGATCTAATGCTGGGTTCAGGGCCAGAAGGTCAAGTATCTTGGCACTCTGTTCGCCTGCTAAAAAACAACATGTGATGAAGGACAGGAGATACTAGTAGGTTCACCAGTTTGACATTTAGTTCGGCTATGTTGACATTTGCTGCCATACTACTCCCATGTTTTTGAGTCCTATTCATAGGATTACAGATAAAAGTATTGGGATGACTAGATGTTTCTCCAGTTGTATGAAGCACTGCCATCTGTTGATGCAAACTGGAAACTAAACAAGCTTCATCCATCATCGCTTTAACGCAGTTGTAAAACTACAGATGATAAGCTGCGAACAGCACGCTTGTTAAGCAGCAGAATGCAGGCTGGCTAGCATACACACTTTCAGCACAGGTTGCAAGTCATTTAAGGATCTGAAGAACAGAAGGTTTGGTGATAACCCCACAACAATAATTCAGAAATACCAGAATAGTTCTAAAGTggattgctttaaaaaataaaaaaatcagcctGAAAAAGAATGATAAAAGGAAAAGATAGGCCAAAGAATATTTGAAAAGCTTTCAAAAACTTTATGTTTATGCTGATGTTTAACGTGGGATAAATTCTGACATCTTTAAAGGTATACTGCAAGATTTGAATAGTCCAAGAGTCCAATGATCCTACATTAAAGGATTCTCTCTGCAAAGTTTCAGGCAAGAGCTCCATATTATGCTGAATTTCAATTGTCTCCGCAATATCCATGTGTGTGTTATTACTATTGCAAGACTGCTCAGATGACATACTTGTCAGGATGTTATAGTTGAAGTACCAGGCATGCAAACCCAGCAAATCAGCAACATATTTGACCAGCTGGATGAAGTCTAACTGCTCAAACTGAGCAGTTagctaattagcattagcttatgcTACAGCTAATGGAAGGGGGTAGAGAAATTGTGTGATGGTAAAGGAAGAAAATTCTCCAAAAACTATGGATAACTGATTTTATCATTGCATCTTACTGTATATCAGCAGTATCACAATGAAATGCTTTCTTGATATTGTGTGTGCCCTAGTTTAgacaatggaaataaaaatgtcagacaaaGTTTAAGCACATGTGACTTGTAGCACAAATAGCAATGAAAGGATTTTTTACATTGTCCCCGACCAAGTAATCATTCGATTTAAGTCCTATTTAGATACACTCTGCTGCTAAGGACAAAAACGTAATATGGACACAAAAGGcaaaaaagcatatttatgtattGTACTTAGTTTCAATACTAAAAAACATGGTTTTACATTGTTCATTTCTGAACCTTTACATAGGACATGAATATAGCAACCAAAAATCTTTAGACCAATATCAGGAAATAATCAGGATTgcataaatgtgtttctgtgtgtggcAGAAAGAACATAAATTCTCTCAGTGTCAGAATGACCTTAAACCTTCTTACCACTGGGTAAGATTGCTTACCAGAGTTATCCTCCTCGCTGCTGGACTTCTGGTCTGCACTGTGGACAGAAACGCGGGCTATAGCTGCCAGCTCAGTAATGAAGCTTTCTTCTGCCTCCTAATGGATGCAGACACACAGCGCTCTCGGTCAGCATGCAAGATAAACAAATTCACTCACCTGCCAGCGAATGGAAAATTACAGTGGCACACCAACCATTAACTGGGCTTTAATCCGGTCCATGCTTTGGTCCAGCtctacttttttcttcctcagctCCTCGTAAATCCTCTCCTGATCCAGATGACTTTGCTGAAGGAGCgattttttattcagttccaCCCTACCATGCATGAAAACAAGCACAAAGAGttaattattcttatttacTTAACATAGTCCATCTAAAATTGTAACTACTGTTAGCGTTTTTCTACACTGCCTCTCAAAAtagtttcttttctattttatccaATTACAACGGCAAACTTTAATATACTTTAGTGTGATTCTATGCTACAATTTCGCTCTATCGCATAACACTCTCTTAAACTTCACCATGATGGTCTTGATTAACAGAATAATTCCTCTGATGAACATACCTTTGTTGAAACTCTGCAGAAGCGGGTCTCTTGCCCCAGTTCACAAGTTCTCTCAGCAAAGCTCTGCTCAGCTGGCTCCTGCCATCTTTCCTCTTATTCATCTCTGAAaaagtttgcaaaacaaaatgaaatagtCAAGCGTCCTTTTTACTTTTCGGTTTAGCAATAGTGTTTTATACATATGGCAGCCTGCGCAAAAAGGCAGAAAATCAGTCAATATACAACAGACATCGGAACATTTAGATCAAGAAGCTAAACCTTGTGCTGGTAAGATAATCCT comes from the Gambusia affinis linkage group LG07, SWU_Gaff_1.0, whole genome shotgun sequence genome and includes:
- the LOC122834149 gene encoding major intrinsically disordered Notch2-binding receptor 1-like translates to MADLQQKYPVVLLGILEELANMRQWLTFQDLCRMVSTRFDLEHLVELRALLFAAASRDPCFPATLFRDRVSARGQGLSPIGVAADIVTIFNLIQMTGGVSESNHPIRAQTVIPVDQSPGPNLPGLQPLNIPGRERASTHIDSSGRPIDQHLLFPKSNYSARKRGSLPPDPISFVSSPPTRTRAVSFDLPHTTYSYSSSPNLNEVMKNIYLPLETDSESSGESAAMEVFEEEPGSSVDQKRSTFRKDFHNQPPLIPQVTVSSESPSPKSGHVGFDNHSFEMIPNPYPSPTAVHMSPEQRAKTKHESFDDLQDSTYFGPGSMPEPSPRHLRPPKTQRAIWSNKSHSLEDRIGISSIDLGMESQTVQLPRRSTPVISGSSGGESVDSGLPSGCDKLKAQGTQTDPPDPRRLRSLVHADRLSFMTSLDDPEFGEDDISAIFRFLDDISMCGSTGVLHPNDGTANQDTPEARRGRLGQLQRLFHSLESSDDGLKASVCKLLLRMSQIERQLESLNDVKAEISQVLSALQRLDEKIQQPVLGGGQSTGGRWLEPLSGVSSFMSHPITPSDSSEPQPLSATGHLFPGTSTGSLDWSRWNITGDQTESSKGQTDSKGQKEGKKDASSLHASKTQLDEKSPSDSKQLNIPNSARDWSVSFSKNKNGKASQRKIGQGDQSDSTTNLLSQKPTSMVEQVFNSSLFRQKDNSLTRGLGSGKVIDPRLAEGRGRAIWTVDDREARISPLDLQGQESLNPNNMEFWMDDIYTPGYDGLLRRKEANLRRLKICKLVALIATVVAIILIIVILICTMGT